One segment of Pseudanabaena sp. FACHB-2040 DNA contains the following:
- a CDS encoding glycosyltransferase family 9 protein, with translation MAPVGRIVVVRSLPGLGDLLCTVPALRALRSAFPAAHITLLGLPGSRWMVERFPDLLDDWLAFPGYPGIPEGWQSVQTTVQFLAQTQAQPFDLAIQMHGNGSYMNSFVTLLGAKQTAGFYMPGLFCPSPESFLPYPQDAPEVERMLQLMEFLGIPSQGSEMAFPVTEAEVRSHQQLATAHGLQPYRYLCLHPGASDASRRWSPANFAQVADHLAIKGYRIVLTGTDEEQPIIESVISQMHTQPINLAGKTNLGTLAALLQQTALLICNDTGVSHLAAALKTPSIVIFSNSEVKRWAPLNRQYHRPIDCREAGIATTAAVLVQANEFLRQLPKSLSREEVSHAV, from the coding sequence ATGGCTCCTGTTGGACGAATCGTGGTGGTGCGATCGCTTCCCGGTCTTGGTGATCTGCTGTGCACCGTTCCGGCGTTGCGGGCATTGCGGTCAGCTTTTCCGGCGGCCCATATCACTCTATTGGGCCTACCGGGCAGCCGTTGGATGGTTGAGCGTTTTCCCGATCTACTAGATGACTGGCTGGCCTTTCCGGGCTACCCCGGTATCCCAGAAGGCTGGCAGAGTGTGCAGACTACTGTTCAATTTTTAGCTCAAACTCAGGCGCAGCCCTTTGATCTAGCTATTCAAATGCACGGCAACGGCAGCTACATGAACTCCTTTGTCACCTTACTAGGGGCAAAGCAGACGGCAGGCTTTTACATGCCGGGGTTGTTTTGCCCTAGCCCTGAGTCTTTTTTGCCCTACCCTCAAGACGCCCCAGAAGTTGAGCGTATGCTTCAGCTCATGGAGTTTTTAGGAATTCCTTCGCAGGGCAGCGAGATGGCCTTTCCGGTCACTGAGGCTGAGGTGCGATCGCACCAGCAACTAGCCACTGCCCACGGGCTACAACCCTACCGATACCTCTGCCTCCACCCTGGCGCTAGCGACGCTAGCCGCCGCTGGTCTCCAGCTAACTTTGCCCAAGTCGCTGACCACTTAGCGATAAAGGGATACCGCATTGTGCTGACCGGCACCGATGAAGAGCAGCCGATTATCGAATCTGTCATTAGCCAAATGCACACCCAGCCGATCAACCTGGCCGGCAAGACCAACTTAGGCACCTTAGCGGCCCTACTTCAGCAGACCGCTTTGCTGATCTGCAACGATACCGGCGTCTCCCATCTGGCCGCCGCTCTCAAAACGCCCAGCATCGTGATTTTTAGCAACTCCGAAGTCAAGCGTTGGGCTCCTCTTAACCGGCAATACCACCGCCCCATCGACTGCCGAGAAGCCGGCATTGCCACCACAGCAGCTGTCTTAGTGCAGGCCAACGAGTTTCTGCGGCAGCTACCCAAATCCTTATCCCGTGAAGAGGTTAGTCATGCCGTTTGA
- a CDS encoding HAD family hydrolase, with translation MQKAIFLDKDGTLIEDVPYNVDPARMMLCPRALSGVHKLYQAGYQLIVITNQSGIARGYFDESALTAVEQRLRQMLELPLAGFYYCPHHPNGTVAEYAVSCDCRKPKPGMLLQAAADHDIDLHQSWFIGDILNDVEAGLRAGCRTVLIDNGNETEWVLTPQRTPHHATTNLSLAADYILHTQPAHDYSRRTNQPVA, from the coding sequence ATGCAGAAGGCTATCTTCCTCGACAAAGACGGAACCCTGATTGAAGACGTCCCCTACAACGTCGATCCAGCTCGCATGATGCTGTGTCCTAGGGCGTTGAGTGGCGTCCACAAGCTCTATCAGGCGGGCTACCAGCTGATTGTCATCACCAACCAGTCCGGCATTGCCCGAGGATATTTTGATGAATCGGCCCTGACTGCTGTAGAGCAGCGACTGCGCCAAATGCTGGAACTGCCGCTAGCAGGCTTTTACTATTGCCCTCACCACCCCAATGGCACAGTGGCGGAGTATGCCGTCTCCTGCGACTGCCGCAAACCTAAGCCAGGGATGCTGCTCCAGGCCGCTGCCGATCACGATATTGATCTGCATCAGTCTTGGTTTATTGGCGACATTTTGAACGATGTCGAAGCAGGGCTGCGGGCGGGCTGCCGCACAGTTCTGATCGACAACGGCAACGAAACCGAGTGGGTGCTCACGCCACAACGCACGCCCCATCATGCGACCACCAATCTCAGCCTTGCTGCCGACTACATCCTCCACACCCAACCCGCCCATGACTACTCCAGACGCACAAACCAGCCGGTTGCTTGA
- a CDS encoding SDR family oxidoreductase, whose translation MQTLPQKTASDQPLANKVVVVTGGAQGLGEATCYCLAEGGLKVVVADVQPARGQQLAEKIQEQAGDAIALPLDVSDPDQSTRLVNQVLDHYGKIDVLINNAGIDVTLSVEELEINDWQRVMGVNLNGPFYMSKAVFPHMREQGSGQIINIVSTAAKRAWANASAYHASKWGLLGFSQALHVEGRLHNIKVTSVIAGGMRTPFLLDRFPDIDINTLQDPMNVAETIKYLLMQPKDTVISEIMVLPMKETSWP comes from the coding sequence ATGCAAACCCTTCCCCAAAAAACGGCTTCCGATCAACCCCTAGCTAATAAAGTCGTCGTCGTCACTGGTGGTGCCCAAGGATTGGGTGAAGCCACCTGTTACTGTCTGGCTGAAGGCGGGCTGAAAGTCGTTGTAGCCGACGTGCAGCCCGCTCGGGGCCAACAGCTAGCTGAGAAAATCCAGGAACAGGCGGGAGATGCGATCGCACTGCCCCTCGACGTCAGCGATCCCGACCAGAGCACCCGCCTGGTTAACCAAGTGCTTGACCACTACGGCAAGATCGACGTTTTAATCAACAACGCCGGTATCGACGTCACCCTTTCCGTCGAAGAACTCGAGATCAACGACTGGCAGCGGGTTATGGGCGTCAACCTCAATGGCCCCTTCTATATGTCTAAAGCCGTCTTTCCCCACATGCGCGAACAGGGCAGCGGCCAGATCATCAACATCGTCTCCACCGCCGCCAAACGCGCCTGGGCCAACGCCTCTGCCTACCACGCCAGCAAGTGGGGCCTGCTCGGCTTCTCCCAAGCCCTCCATGTCGAAGGCCGCTTGCACAACATCAAAGTTACTTCAGTCATCGCAGGCGGCATGCGCACCCCCTTCCTGCTAGATCGCTTCCCCGACATCGACATCAACACTCTGCAAGACCCCATGAACGTGGCCGAAACCATCAAGTACCTGCTAATGCAGCCTAAAGACACCGTGATCTCAGAAATTATGGTGCTGCCGATGAAGGAGACTTCCTGGCCGTAG
- a CDS encoding glycosyltransferase, whose amino-acid sequence MTKRIALISEHASPLGIFGGTDSGGQNVYVGQIAKQLAAIGYSVDVFTRRDRTDIPDVVTWHNGVRIIHVPVGPARPIPKERLLPYMEAFTEFVLAFMREERLKLNGSFKGRHFYDLIHANFWMSALVANQIKQQTGVPFVVTFHALGRVRRQHQGQADGFPDRRFAVEDEIVQAADFIVAECPQDRDDLIQLYQADPNKIRIIPCGVDAAEFWPIPKDKARATLGLPQDERIVLQLGRMVPRKGVDNALRGVAALNYQAQMPTRLLVVGGEASEPDPALTPEIGRLQTLAQELNLTDRVTFVGQRGREVLKYYYSAADIFVTTPWYEPFGITPLEAMACGTPVIGTNVGGIKFTVKDGETGYLVAPNEPQALCDRMAFLYRNPAMLNLFGRQAIRHVASQFTWPKVTSAIAALYEDVLTLEPQPITLPSQDIGELTRMEDCFDAAIMALKQSQQVLSTDILAAARLMGQCFTQGGKVLVCGNGGSASDSQHFAAELVGRFRSPHRAGLPVIALTADTALITAWSNDVGYEDIFARQVHTFAQPGDVLLMMSTSGRSPNLIRAVEAASTRNVSTIALLGGSGGDLMPLVDLPLCVPASDTQRIQEVHILILHLLCEWIEEDLLRAKCPQSAPALSPVSAPGVETRLAASLRPSTQKRLL is encoded by the coding sequence ATGACTAAACGGATTGCCCTGATCAGTGAACACGCTTCGCCCCTTGGGATTTTTGGAGGCACCGACAGCGGCGGCCAGAATGTCTACGTCGGCCAGATCGCCAAGCAGCTTGCGGCCATTGGCTACAGTGTGGACGTGTTTACCCGGCGCGATCGCACCGACATCCCCGATGTCGTCACCTGGCACAATGGGGTCCGCATCATTCATGTGCCGGTGGGGCCAGCCCGGCCCATTCCCAAGGAAAGGCTGCTGCCCTACATGGAGGCGTTCACTGAGTTTGTTCTGGCCTTTATGCGGGAGGAGCGGCTAAAGCTCAATGGGTCTTTTAAAGGGCGACACTTCTACGACCTGATCCACGCCAACTTCTGGATGTCGGCCCTGGTCGCTAACCAGATCAAGCAGCAAACGGGCGTACCCTTTGTCGTCACCTTCCACGCCCTAGGCCGAGTGCGGCGGCAACACCAAGGGCAGGCCGATGGCTTTCCCGATCGGCGCTTTGCCGTTGAAGACGAGATTGTGCAGGCGGCTGACTTCATTGTGGCTGAGTGCCCCCAAGACCGAGATGACCTGATTCAGCTCTACCAAGCCGATCCCAACAAGATTCGCATTATTCCCTGCGGCGTAGATGCCGCCGAGTTTTGGCCCATTCCTAAAGACAAGGCGCGGGCCACGCTGGGCCTGCCCCAGGACGAGCGCATTGTGCTGCAGCTGGGCCGGATGGTGCCGCGCAAGGGCGTAGATAATGCATTGCGGGGCGTCGCTGCCCTTAACTATCAGGCGCAGATGCCGACTCGGCTGCTGGTGGTTGGGGGTGAGGCTTCTGAACCTGACCCAGCCCTCACGCCTGAGATTGGGCGGCTCCAAACCCTGGCTCAGGAGCTGAACCTGACGGATCGCGTCACCTTTGTCGGCCAGCGGGGCCGCGAGGTGCTGAAGTACTACTACAGCGCTGCTGATATCTTCGTCACCACGCCCTGGTACGAGCCCTTTGGCATTACACCCCTAGAGGCGATGGCCTGCGGCACCCCCGTCATTGGCACAAACGTGGGCGGTATCAAGTTCACAGTGAAGGATGGGGAAACGGGCTATCTGGTTGCGCCCAATGAACCGCAGGCACTGTGCGATCGCATGGCCTTTCTCTACCGCAACCCCGCTATGCTCAACCTGTTTGGGCGGCAAGCGATCCGCCATGTGGCCAGCCAGTTTACCTGGCCCAAGGTGACCAGTGCGATCGCAGCTCTCTACGAAGACGTGCTGACCCTAGAGCCCCAGCCCATTACCCTGCCCTCTCAAGACATCGGTGAACTGACCCGCATGGAGGACTGCTTTGATGCCGCCATTATGGCTCTTAAACAGTCCCAACAAGTGCTCAGCACCGATATTCTGGCAGCGGCAAGGTTAATGGGCCAGTGCTTTACCCAGGGCGGCAAGGTGCTGGTCTGCGGCAATGGCGGTAGCGCTTCCGACTCTCAGCACTTCGCGGCTGAGCTGGTGGGCCGCTTTCGCTCGCCCCACCGGGCTGGGCTGCCTGTTATCGCCCTCACTGCCGACACCGCCCTGATCACCGCTTGGTCCAACGATGTGGGCTACGAAGATATCTTCGCCCGCCAAGTCCACACCTTTGCCCAGCCAGGGGACGTGCTGCTCATGATGAGCACCAGCGGACGCTCCCCCAACCTGATTCGCGCCGTCGAGGCCGCTAGCACCCGCAATGTTTCCACCATTGCCTTACTCGGCGGCAGCGGCGGCGACCTGATGCCACTGGTAGATCTGCCCCTTTGCGTCCCTGCCAGCGACACCCAGCGAATTCAGGAAGTCCACATTTTGATCCTGCATCTGCTGTGCGAGTGGATTGAGGAAGATCTGCTGCGGGCCAAATGTCCCCAATCGGCCCCGGCTCTGTCGCCGGTTTCCGCCCCTGGGGTAGAGACACGGTTAGCCGCCTCTCTACGCCCTTCGACCCAAAAGCGCCTGCTTTAA
- a CDS encoding helix-turn-helix domain-containing protein, translating to MSTKFTQIASVVANRLTEILQREVIVSNSQGSVVASGLLGSKPATSSEANPEAGHFLRFPLHIQDQAGEVLIEQSTGGEVISPRIAQAFLDLVLSQITQPVLLPDEQTQKNQVIQSLLHGHIQDESLVLRQSKLLGLDLAPPRAVILIDATDFIHSDQDPPERSGFEQHKRAQRIIESVVRFFYLPDDTICTDLGDGEFAVLKASDTKNMGTWAAGSLTSQEAASSWTNLEALKRAGDALLLRLRQDTGAAVSVGIGRYHPGVLGLSRSYQDARMALRLGRQFNGQNQVYCLDRLGIAAFACVADERTKVELARHLLSPLDAEPDLLETLKVFFDEDCALSSTAKRLLIHRNTLSYRLDKITSLTGLDPRQFDEAIQIRLAMLLQELKPLKARQR from the coding sequence GTGTCTACAAAGTTTACTCAGATTGCTAGTGTTGTTGCCAATAGATTGACTGAAATTCTGCAAAGAGAGGTGATTGTCAGCAATTCTCAGGGCAGTGTGGTAGCCAGTGGATTACTGGGGTCTAAGCCTGCTACATCGAGTGAAGCTAATCCTGAAGCGGGCCATTTTCTTCGCTTTCCTCTACATATTCAAGACCAGGCAGGAGAAGTTTTAATTGAGCAATCTACGGGTGGCGAAGTCATTTCCCCCCGAATCGCCCAAGCCTTTTTGGACCTAGTTCTGAGCCAGATTACCCAACCCGTCTTGCTGCCTGACGAGCAAACTCAGAAAAATCAGGTGATTCAGAGCCTTTTGCACGGTCATATCCAGGATGAATCCCTGGTGCTCAGGCAGTCCAAGCTCTTGGGTCTAGATCTAGCCCCGCCTCGGGCCGTCATTTTGATCGATGCAACTGACTTCATTCACTCCGATCAAGATCCGCCTGAACGCTCTGGTTTTGAGCAGCACAAGCGAGCCCAGCGCATCATCGAAAGTGTGGTCCGTTTCTTTTATCTGCCGGATGACACGATCTGTACCGATCTGGGAGACGGTGAGTTTGCAGTGCTCAAGGCCAGCGATACTAAAAATATGGGCACTTGGGCTGCAGGCAGCCTGACTTCCCAGGAAGCGGCCAGTTCTTGGACTAACCTAGAGGCCCTGAAGCGGGCAGGGGATGCGCTGCTGCTGCGGCTCCGGCAGGATACGGGGGCCGCTGTCAGTGTCGGTATCGGGCGCTATCATCCGGGCGTATTGGGGCTGTCTCGCTCTTACCAAGATGCGCGTATGGCGCTACGGCTGGGGCGGCAGTTCAACGGGCAAAATCAGGTGTACTGTTTGGATCGGCTGGGCATCGCAGCCTTTGCCTGTGTGGCTGATGAGCGTACTAAGGTAGAGCTGGCCCGGCATCTGCTCAGCCCTCTCGATGCCGAGCCAGATTTGCTGGAAACCCTGAAAGTCTTTTTTGATGAAGACTGTGCGTTGTCTTCCACGGCTAAGCGGCTGCTAATTCATCGCAACACGCTAAGCTACCGGCTAGACAAGATTACCTCTCTAACCGGGCTTGATCCACGCCAGTTCGATGAGGCTATTCAAATTCGCCTGGCTATGCTGCTGCAGGAGCTTAAGCCTCTAAAAGCAAGGCAGCGGTGA
- a CDS encoding glycosyltransferase family 4 protein, whose product MKRLRILTWHIHGSYLYYLTQAPHEFYLPVKPNKPEGYGGKLSGFAWGDNVHEVAAEEVQNLEFDCVLFQSQRNYLQDQHDILSPAQRQLPRLFLEHDPPREHPTDTRHVVDDPAVLLVHVTAFNQLMWDSGRTPTRVVDHGVIVPSGVQYTGEIPKGIVVVNGLRSRGRRLGLDIFEAIREEIPLDLVGMGSEALGGLGEVSHAELPALMARYRFFFHPIRYTSLGLALCEAMTLGLPVVGLATTELTTVVENGISGYIDTCLPKLVQHMQTLLDDARLARRLGEGAKWQAQERFSIQRFIRDWEDVFAEAIARNREQQPLVMGR is encoded by the coding sequence ATGAAACGACTCCGCATTCTCACCTGGCACATCCACGGCAGCTACCTCTACTACCTAACTCAGGCACCCCACGAGTTTTACCTGCCAGTCAAGCCCAATAAACCAGAGGGCTACGGGGGAAAGCTGTCGGGCTTTGCCTGGGGCGACAACGTCCATGAGGTCGCAGCAGAAGAGGTGCAAAATCTCGAATTTGACTGCGTCTTGTTCCAGTCGCAGCGCAACTATTTGCAGGATCAGCACGACATTCTTTCCCCCGCTCAGCGGCAGCTGCCCCGCCTGTTTTTGGAACACGACCCCCCTCGCGAGCACCCGACCGATACCCGGCATGTAGTGGACGATCCGGCGGTGCTGCTGGTACACGTCACGGCTTTCAATCAGCTGATGTGGGACAGCGGCAGGACACCTACGCGGGTGGTGGATCATGGGGTGATCGTGCCCTCCGGTGTGCAGTACACAGGCGAGATTCCCAAGGGCATTGTGGTGGTGAATGGGTTGCGATCGCGCGGTCGTCGCCTTGGCCTCGATATTTTTGAGGCCATCCGTGAGGAAATACCTCTAGATCTGGTGGGTATGGGCTCAGAAGCGCTGGGCGGTCTGGGGGAGGTGTCTCACGCTGAGCTGCCCGCTTTGATGGCTCGCTACCGCTTTTTCTTCCATCCCATTCGCTACACCAGCTTGGGGCTGGCACTGTGCGAAGCGATGACGCTGGGCCTGCCGGTGGTAGGGTTAGCCACCACAGAGTTGACCACCGTCGTTGAAAACGGCATTTCTGGCTACATCGACACCTGCCTGCCCAAGTTGGTACAGCACATGCAAACCCTGCTCGACGATGCCCGACTGGCCCGACGGCTCGGTGAGGGGGCCAAGTGGCAGGCCCAAGAGCGCTTTAGCATCCAACGCTTTATCCGCGATTGGGAGGATGTTTTTGCCGAAGCGATTGCCCGCAACCGGGAACAACAGCCCCTGGTAATGGGCCGATGA
- a CDS encoding glycosyltransferase, with product MRVVVYTDAAGVGGAEISLGHLVKAAAAETELIVVGVSQAVVEAVAAGRPQIATVVLPGAGLPSLLAHFGTFYRLRPDLIHFNLCTPWAGMVGLLAALSVPQARVVRVDQLPLRTTDFWTWLRVRLLSLRVDAHVAVGIASSRRMEDFYALGRNTVESIPNGVPDEPCLEAVSLAPADGWLQVGSIGRLDPMKGHDVLLRALAQVERTRLVILGEGAFRPQLEQLAAELGIQERVKLLGWVEQPRPYLSTFDVIAQPSRSEGFPLTVVEAMLASRPVIATRVGSVAEAIAHGQTGLLIEKDDVEGLAAALRQLRDDPTLRAQLGQRARAIASAQFTVTHMTHQYEALWQKLLTQPQKSRLWIPRPRD from the coding sequence ATGCGTGTGGTTGTCTACACCGATGCGGCCGGGGTTGGTGGGGCTGAAATTAGCCTGGGTCATTTGGTTAAAGCCGCTGCTGCTGAGACTGAGCTTATTGTGGTCGGTGTTAGTCAGGCTGTTGTAGAAGCTGTAGCAGCAGGGCGGCCCCAAATTGCAACGGTCGTCTTACCGGGTGCTGGGCTACCTTCCCTGCTGGCTCATTTCGGCACCTTTTACCGCCTGCGGCCCGACCTGATTCACTTCAACCTATGTACACCCTGGGCTGGAATGGTAGGTCTGCTGGCGGCCCTGAGTGTTCCTCAGGCGCGAGTAGTGCGGGTCGATCAGCTGCCGCTGCGAACGACGGATTTTTGGACTTGGTTGCGGGTGCGGCTGCTGTCGCTGCGGGTAGATGCTCATGTGGCAGTGGGCATTGCCAGCAGCCGGAGAATGGAAGATTTTTACGCTTTGGGCCGCAACACGGTGGAATCTATCCCTAATGGCGTGCCAGATGAGCCTTGTCTAGAGGCAGTTTCTCTAGCGCCCGCAGACGGCTGGCTACAGGTCGGCAGCATTGGCCGCCTAGACCCAATGAAAGGCCACGATGTGCTGCTGCGGGCATTGGCTCAGGTGGAGCGTACTCGGCTGGTGATTTTGGGGGAAGGGGCTTTTCGGCCTCAGCTAGAGCAGCTAGCGGCAGAACTGGGCATTCAAGAGCGGGTTAAGCTGCTGGGGTGGGTGGAGCAGCCGCGCCCCTACCTTAGTACTTTTGATGTGATTGCCCAGCCTTCTCGCTCCGAGGGTTTTCCCTTGACTGTGGTAGAAGCGATGCTGGCCAGCCGTCCGGTGATCGCGACACGGGTGGGCAGTGTGGCAGAAGCGATCGCACATGGCCAGACCGGCCTGCTGATCGAAAAAGATGACGTAGAGGGGCTAGCGGCAGCGCTGCGGCAACTGCGGGACGATCCTACACTGAGGGCACAGTTGGGGCAGCGGGCACGTGCGATCGCTTCTGCCCAGTTCACCGTTACCCACATGACTCACCAGTACGAAGCCCTCTGGCAAAAACTTCTGACCCAACCGCAAAAATCCCGGCTCTGGATACCCAGACCTCGGGATTAA
- the rfaE2 gene encoding D-glycero-beta-D-manno-heptose 1-phosphate adenylyltransferase, with translation MTTPDAQTSRLLDLIDRFAHLKVLVIGEAILDSYLQGGATRLCREAPVPIVDVDQRQYAPGGAANTAANVARLGGETYFLSVIGCDYEGDRLREALTERSVQLDDLLSHSDRRTLVKQRVMADAHLLVRFDQGSTGAISEAAEALLIQKLVQRFPLCDAVIISDYAYGIFTPAVIATLQQLQAQYPRVIVADSKRLQAYAEVGVTAVKPNYDEAVRLLNLSRLNGHARVEQISRHGQTVLQLAGSQMAALTLDEEGAVIFVGDLPPSRTFAKPAPSSHATGAGDTYVAALALALGAGADPHAAASLAAMATAVIVQEEGTTCCNPLALRRALFDQNKRIFNHTELVSLVEQHRALGKRIVFTNGCFDILHSGHVTCLEQAKALGDVLIVGVNSDESIRQLKGPTRPVNSLADRLTVLAALGCVDYVVPFGDLSPRELIRIIRPNVYAKGGDYTRDTLPETPLIEELGGEVKILPYLGDRSTTHLIQQILAGHAE, from the coding sequence ATGACTACTCCAGACGCACAAACCAGCCGGTTGCTTGATCTGATCGATCGCTTTGCTCACCTGAAAGTACTGGTGATTGGCGAAGCTATTCTCGATAGCTACCTCCAGGGCGGAGCCACCCGCCTCTGCCGAGAAGCGCCCGTACCTATCGTTGACGTGGATCAGCGCCAGTATGCGCCGGGAGGCGCGGCCAACACAGCAGCCAACGTGGCGAGGCTGGGCGGCGAGACGTACTTTTTGTCGGTGATTGGCTGCGATTACGAGGGCGATCGCCTACGGGAAGCCCTGACCGAGCGGAGTGTGCAGCTCGACGATCTGTTGAGCCACTCTGACCGACGCACGCTAGTAAAACAGCGGGTCATGGCCGATGCTCACCTGCTGGTGCGATTTGACCAGGGCAGCACCGGAGCCATTTCAGAAGCCGCAGAGGCCCTGCTGATTCAAAAGCTGGTGCAGCGGTTCCCGCTTTGCGATGCTGTAATTATTTCAGACTACGCCTATGGCATCTTCACGCCAGCGGTGATTGCAACTCTGCAACAGCTTCAGGCCCAATATCCACGGGTGATTGTGGCCGACTCCAAACGGCTGCAGGCTTATGCTGAAGTCGGCGTTACTGCAGTTAAGCCCAACTACGATGAGGCGGTGCGGCTGCTGAATTTGTCCCGGCTGAATGGACATGCCCGAGTTGAGCAAATTTCTCGTCACGGCCAGACGGTGCTGCAGCTAGCAGGCAGTCAAATGGCGGCCCTGACCTTGGACGAAGAGGGCGCAGTGATTTTTGTGGGCGACTTACCCCCCAGCCGCACCTTTGCCAAACCGGCCCCCAGTTCCCACGCTACTGGGGCAGGCGATACCTATGTGGCCGCCCTGGCTCTAGCTTTGGGTGCGGGCGCAGACCCCCATGCAGCAGCATCTCTTGCGGCGATGGCAACGGCGGTAATTGTGCAGGAGGAAGGCACTACCTGCTGCAATCCGCTGGCCTTGCGCCGGGCTCTGTTTGACCAGAACAAGCGCATCTTTAATCACACTGAGCTGGTGTCGCTGGTGGAGCAGCACCGCGCCCTGGGCAAACGAATTGTGTTTACTAACGGCTGCTTTGACATTCTCCACTCGGGCCATGTCACCTGCCTTGAGCAGGCCAAGGCCCTGGGGGATGTGCTGATTGTGGGGGTCAACAGCGATGAGAGCATTCGCCAGCTCAAGGGGCCAACCCGTCCGGTCAACTCGCTGGCGGATCGGCTGACGGTGCTGGCGGCTCTAGGCTGTGTGGATTACGTGGTGCCCTTTGGCGATCTTTCTCCGCGTGAGCTGATTCGCATTATCCGCCCCAACGTATATGCCAAGGGCGGTGACTACACCCGCGACACTCTGCCCGAAACGCCGCTGATTGAAGAGCTGGGCGGCGAGGTGAAAATTTTGCCCTACCTGGGCGATCGCTCCACAACCCATCTAATTCAGCAAATTCTTGCAGGACACGCCGAATGA
- a CDS encoding spore photoproduct lyase family protein encodes MPERVLFTPAALDEPWGQHILERVKALDLPIEELPRNRVTGLRGETERETYAIAKRTLAVVTAPPSQFKLSPIPPSADWQFHLAEGCPAHCQYCYLAGSLQGPPVIRVYANLPQILGNLANYEKPDKDTSFEVSCYTDPLGIEHLTGGLAECIRYFGTRETGYLRWVSKFDAVEPLLDLPHNGHTRCRLSVNAAPVSTRMEGGTAAVKDRLSAVRRLALPRSEGGGAYPVGLVIAPIMAIEDWQSHYTQLLDDIEAALDFDCDLTFELISHRFTPGSKEVLNQWYPNSKVDLDEANRSIKRNKFGGTKYVYEADIMKALKSFFYEEIGRRFPQANILYWT; translated from the coding sequence ATGCCGGAACGGGTTCTCTTCACCCCAGCTGCACTAGACGAACCGTGGGGACAGCACATTTTAGAGCGGGTCAAGGCCCTAGATTTGCCCATCGAGGAGCTGCCGCGCAACCGCGTGACTGGTCTGCGGGGTGAGACTGAGCGAGAGACATATGCGATCGCAAAGCGCACCCTGGCCGTTGTCACCGCTCCACCCAGCCAGTTCAAGCTCAGCCCCATTCCTCCGTCTGCCGACTGGCAGTTCCACTTAGCTGAAGGCTGCCCGGCCCACTGCCAATACTGCTATCTGGCAGGCAGTTTGCAGGGACCACCCGTGATTCGGGTCTACGCCAACTTGCCTCAGATCCTGGGCAACCTGGCGAATTATGAGAAGCCCGACAAAGATACCTCTTTTGAGGTGAGCTGCTACACCGACCCGCTCGGCATTGAGCACCTAACTGGTGGCCTAGCTGAGTGCATCCGATACTTCGGCACCCGTGAGACAGGCTACCTGCGATGGGTCTCTAAGTTTGATGCAGTCGAACCCCTGCTAGATCTGCCCCACAACGGCCATACCCGCTGCCGTCTCAGCGTCAACGCAGCCCCCGTCTCTACCCGCATGGAAGGCGGTACCGCTGCCGTCAAAGATCGCTTGAGTGCCGTGCGGCGTTTGGCGTTGCCTCGCTCTGAAGGTGGCGGCGCTTACCCAGTGGGGTTGGTGATTGCTCCAATTATGGCGATCGAGGACTGGCAGAGTCACTATACCCAGCTGCTTGACGACATTGAAGCAGCCCTTGATTTTGACTGCGATCTTACCTTTGAGCTCATTTCCCACCGCTTTACGCCTGGCTCTAAAGAGGTGTTGAACCAGTGGTACCCCAATAGCAAAGTAGACCTAGATGAAGCCAACCGCAGCATTAAACGCAATAAGTTTGGTGGCACCAAGTATGTCTATGAAGCTGACATAATGAAGGCCCTAAAGAGCTTCTTTTATGAAGAGATCGGTCGCCGTTTTCCTCAGGCGAACATTCTCTACTGGACTTAA